The Geobacter sp. AOG2 genome includes a window with the following:
- the cas6 gene encoding CRISPR system precrRNA processing endoribonuclease RAMP protein Cas6, with protein sequence MDFSFVHLRFTIRTRDTSRLVSYLYRSGPDFAEVFRRIVCRRNATECSDDPSCTDCPRRVLFGQQLGADPSAVKCHQKPPLPFIFSFPTHGTTSKQADSFTCTLVLVGKALNHTTEFIKALSSLLINGCQVGQFAEATISLVESLDFYGNPTTIAVGVVAPDTGNLVTLDAQGIVDSRCRPTDTVGIAFITPLKLAKTGKIMCSFDAGQFLRSLMRRVSALAYYYCSYEMRDNFREYAYAANRIELLEDNFFFADAGHRSLALSGVLGNGVMSGDFNDLMPFLALGEYLHLGKGASYGMGQYRLSW encoded by the coding sequence TTGGATTTCAGTTTCGTTCACCTCCGTTTCACCATTCGTACCCGCGACACCTCACGTCTGGTTTCGTATCTGTATCGCAGTGGCCCGGACTTTGCCGAGGTGTTCAGGCGTATTGTCTGCCGCAGGAATGCCACCGAATGTTCCGACGATCCAAGCTGCACCGACTGTCCTCGTCGTGTTTTGTTCGGTCAGCAGCTTGGTGCCGACCCGTCCGCAGTGAAGTGCCATCAAAAGCCCCCTTTACCGTTCATTTTTTCCTTTCCCACCCACGGCACAACCTCAAAACAGGCTGATAGCTTTACCTGCACGCTCGTTCTGGTGGGAAAGGCACTCAATCATACAACGGAATTCATCAAAGCCCTGAGCTCCCTGCTCATAAACGGATGCCAGGTCGGGCAATTCGCCGAAGCAACCATCTCCCTAGTGGAATCGCTGGATTTTTACGGAAATCCAACGACGATAGCCGTTGGGGTGGTCGCGCCGGACACGGGAAATCTGGTCACACTCGACGCTCAAGGCATCGTTGACAGTCGCTGCCGTCCGACCGATACCGTGGGAATTGCCTTCATAACCCCGCTTAAACTGGCAAAAACCGGCAAGATCATGTGTTCGTTTGATGCCGGACAGTTCCTTCGTTCGCTGATGCGCAGGGTTTCCGCTCTGGCTTATTACTATTGTAGCTATGAAATGCGAGACAACTTCCGCGAGTATGCCTATGCCGCCAACCGCATTGAACTCCTGGAAGACAATTTTTTCTTCGCCGATGCGGGGCATCGGTCCCTGGCGCTGTCCGGGGTCTTGGGAAACGGCGTCATGAGCGGCGATTTCAACGATCTCATGCCGTTTCTCGCGTTGGGAGAGTACCTGCATCTTGGTAAAGGGGCTTCCTACGGGATGGGGCAGTACCGGTTGTCTTGGTGA
- a CDS encoding polysaccharide deacetylase family protein, with translation MSVDLEDWFHVCGLKDQPRIPPEAWRVRGATEVLLDLFAEFKVKTTFFVLGCVAEADPGLVRNIHRQGHEIASHGYSHRLVHELSPAEFSEELHRTEDVIMGITGCRPVGFRAPQWSATARTSWFDDILAQRGYTYDSSRNPLPFVGDRNAERHPYRIQTTHGILWEIPPMVSSSLVGNLPTGGGWGFRFFPFAMISATVEKYGRADRAAVLYLHPREVDPDGPRLKLPLLKRFASYGTRRDALPRLRRLLGQYTFTTLREQVDSWQSAS, from the coding sequence GTGTCAGTAGACCTTGAAGATTGGTTTCATGTCTGCGGCCTCAAAGACCAGCCGCGTATCCCGCCGGAAGCTTGGCGTGTCCGGGGGGCGACGGAGGTGTTGCTTGACCTGTTCGCGGAGTTCAAGGTAAAAACAACCTTTTTTGTCCTTGGATGCGTGGCCGAGGCCGATCCGGGGTTGGTGCGCAACATTCACCGGCAGGGACACGAGATCGCTTCCCACGGCTATTCGCATCGCTTGGTTCACGAGCTGAGTCCTGCCGAGTTCAGCGAGGAGTTGCACAGGACCGAGGACGTCATCATGGGGATTACCGGCTGCCGGCCAGTCGGGTTTCGCGCGCCCCAGTGGTCGGCAACGGCCCGTACCTCCTGGTTTGACGACATCCTGGCGCAGCGGGGTTATACGTACGACTCCAGTCGCAACCCTCTCCCCTTTGTGGGAGACCGGAATGCTGAGCGGCACCCGTACCGGATTCAGACGACACATGGGATATTGTGGGAGATACCGCCCATGGTCTCATCGTCACTGGTGGGGAATCTGCCCACCGGCGGGGGATGGGGGTTTCGCTTCTTCCCGTTCGCCATGATCTCCGCAACGGTCGAGAAGTATGGCCGTGCCGACCGGGCGGCCGTACTGTACCTGCACCCCCGGGAGGTCGATCCCGACGGACCGCGACTCAAGCTCCCGCTCCTGAAACGCTTTGCCTCCTATGGAACTCGGCGGGACGCACTACCGCGTTTGCGAAGGCTGCTGGGACAATATACGTTTACCACCTTGCGGGAACAGGTTGATTCATGGCAGTCTGCGTCCTGA
- a CDS encoding glycosyltransferase family 2 protein, which yields MAVCVLIPAFNAGKTLPAVLDECVGLGYPLVVVDDGSQDATAHIVADHGTILLRHERNFGKGRALRTGFGWALDHGFDMVVTLDADGQHDVSSVPRVVAAAREGGLDILIASRYRQFQEMGGLRKVWNRFGVWCMRQRTGFEISDSQSGFRCYSGRLLRSVTLNAEGYNLEMEILMKAWRSGFTIGSLPVPARVADGRATSHFRPVRDTWNICMTFLRYM from the coding sequence ATGGCAGTCTGCGTCCTGATCCCGGCTTTCAATGCCGGTAAGACCCTGCCTGCGGTCCTGGACGAGTGCGTCGGCCTGGGGTACCCGCTGGTGGTGGTTGATGACGGATCACAGGATGCAACGGCACACATCGTTGCCGACCACGGGACGATCCTGTTGCGCCACGAGCGTAACTTTGGCAAGGGAAGGGCGCTCAGGACCGGTTTTGGATGGGCACTGGATCATGGTTTTGATATGGTCGTAACCCTTGATGCAGACGGCCAGCATGATGTATCCTCAGTCCCACGGGTGGTCGCCGCAGCCCGCGAGGGCGGTTTGGACATCCTGATTGCCTCCCGCTACCGCCAGTTTCAGGAAATGGGGGGGTTGCGCAAGGTCTGGAACCGTTTCGGCGTCTGGTGCATGCGACAGCGGACCGGCTTTGAGATCAGCGACAGCCAGTCTGGATTCCGCTGCTATTCCGGGCGCTTGCTCCGTTCGGTCACGCTCAATGCCGAGGGCTATAACCTGGAGATGGAGATTCTTATGAAGGCTTGGCGCAGCGGATTTACGATCGGTTCGCTGCCGGTGCCGGCGAGGGTGGCCGATGGCCGCGCCACGAGTCATTTTCGGCCGGTGCGGGATACCTGGAATATCTGCATGACGTTCCT